From Aurantimicrobium sp. INA4, one genomic window encodes:
- a CDS encoding aspartate kinase, translating to MSLIVQKYGGSSVADAESIKRVAKRIVDTREAGNDVVVVVSAMGDTTDELMDLANEVSHDHAPRELDMLLTAGERISMALVAMAVRSLGHEAKSFTGSQAGMITDAQHGTARIVEVTPDRLRDAVADGDIAIVAGFQGFNRSTGDITTLGRGGSDTSAVALAAALNADVCEIYTDVDGVFTADPRVVPHASKIHRISTEEMLELAANGAKVLNIRATEYARRHGVTLHVRSSFVPDEGTIVYNPTEGETVEEPIITGVAGDLSEAKITVAGVPDVPGKAAQIFTIVAEADVNIDMIVQNVSPAGTGQTDISFTLPKAEADSALAALKSAQSQIGFTDLALDENIGKLSVVGAGMRTSSGVSAQLFTALFEAGVNIDMISTSEIRISVIMRADQLNEALRKVHTAFGLDSAVEAVVHAGTGR from the coding sequence GTGAGCTTGATTGTGCAGAAATATGGCGGATCGTCCGTTGCTGATGCTGAAAGCATCAAGCGCGTCGCCAAGCGCATTGTCGATACTCGCGAAGCCGGAAACGACGTTGTTGTTGTTGTTTCTGCCATGGGTGACACCACCGATGAACTGATGGACCTTGCTAACGAGGTCTCACACGATCACGCACCACGTGAGCTCGACATGTTACTTACTGCTGGTGAGCGAATCTCTATGGCCTTGGTTGCCATGGCTGTGCGCTCTCTCGGGCACGAAGCAAAATCCTTCACGGGATCTCAGGCGGGAATGATTACCGATGCTCAGCACGGTACTGCTCGCATCGTGGAAGTAACCCCTGACCGTCTGCGTGACGCGGTGGCAGATGGCGACATTGCCATTGTTGCTGGATTCCAAGGTTTCAACCGTTCCACCGGTGACATCACCACACTCGGTCGTGGCGGATCTGACACTTCAGCTGTTGCCCTTGCTGCAGCCCTCAACGCAGATGTGTGCGAGATCTACACCGACGTGGATGGTGTCTTTACTGCAGACCCTCGCGTTGTTCCTCACGCATCCAAAATTCACCGCATTTCAACCGAAGAAATGCTGGAGTTGGCAGCAAACGGTGCCAAAGTTCTCAACATTCGCGCAACAGAATATGCACGCCGTCACGGGGTGACATTGCACGTGCGCTCCTCCTTCGTCCCCGACGAGGGAACAATCGTGTACAACCCCACGGAGGGAGAAACAGTGGAAGAGCCCATCATCACCGGTGTCGCCGGTGACCTGAGCGAGGCCAAGATCACCGTCGCCGGTGTTCCAGACGTCCCAGGTAAAGCAGCACAGATCTTCACCATCGTTGCCGAGGCAGATGTGAACATCGACATGATCGTGCAGAACGTATCGCCTGCAGGAACCGGACAGACCGATATTTCTTTCACCCTCCCCAAGGCTGAAGCTGACTCCGCTCTAGCCGCATTGAAGTCTGCTCAGTCGCAGATTGGGTTTACTGACCTGGCACTGGATGAGAACATCGGCAAGCTCTCTGTTGTGGGTGCAGGTATGCGCACCAGCTCGGGTGTTTCTGCTCAGCTGTTCACTGCTCTATTTGAAGCAGGTGTCAATATCGACATGATTTCTACCTCCGAGATTCGCATCTCGGTCATCATGCGTGCGGACCAGCTCAACGAGGCTTTGCGTAAGGTTCACACTGCCTTCGGTCTTGACTCCGCTGTTGAGGCAGTCGTACACGCAGGAACTGGCCGATGA
- the recR gene encoding recombination mediator RecR, translated as MYDGIVQELIDELGRLPGVGPKSAQRIAFHILQTESFDVTRLSAVLLEVREKVKFCEICGNVSEEVTCSICRDPRRDPTFICVVEEAKDVVAIERTREFRGLYHVLGGAISPIDGIGPDDLRIRQLMTRLADGTVTEVIIATDPNLEGEATATYLSRLLKTLEIKVSRLASGLPVGGDLEYADEVTLGRAFEGRRTVS; from the coding sequence ATGTATGACGGCATAGTTCAGGAGCTCATAGATGAATTGGGCCGACTTCCCGGGGTGGGACCCAAGTCAGCTCAGCGCATTGCGTTTCATATTCTGCAGACAGAATCTTTCGATGTGACCCGCCTGTCAGCAGTGTTGTTGGAAGTTCGGGAAAAAGTTAAGTTCTGTGAGATTTGCGGAAACGTATCAGAAGAAGTGACCTGCTCTATCTGCCGTGACCCCAGGCGTGACCCCACCTTTATTTGTGTCGTGGAAGAAGCCAAGGACGTTGTTGCCATTGAGCGCACCCGGGAATTCCGTGGGCTCTATCACGTGCTTGGCGGAGCAATTAGCCCCATTGATGGCATTGGTCCTGACGACCTTCGTATTCGCCAACTCATGACGCGTTTAGCGGATGGGACTGTGACAGAAGTCATCATCGCCACCGACCCCAACCTCGAAGGTGAAGCAACTGCGACGTATCTTTCTCGTTTGTTGAAGACCCTAGAGATTAAGGTCTCGCGTCTTGCTTCGGGGCTTCCTGTTGGCGGCGATTTGGAATACGCCGACGAAGTGACCCTCGGTCGCGCCTTTGAAGGCCGTCGCACCGTCTCCTGA
- a CDS encoding DNA polymerase III subunit gamma and tau has protein sequence MATALYRRYRPESFADVIGQSHVTEPLMTALRTNRVNHAYLFSGPRGCGKTTSARILARCLNCAEGPTDTPCGVCPSCVELSRDGGGSLDVVEIDAASHNGVDDARDLRERAVFAPARDRYKIFILDEAHMVTTQGFNALLKLVEEPPEHVKFIFATTEPEKVIGTIRSRTHHYPFRLIPPAQMLEYCESLCASENITVEPGVLALVVRAGGGSARDTLSLLDQLIAGSENDSVTYERAVSLLGYTHAALLDEAVDALAAGDSAGAFAAVDRVIQTGQDPRRFVEDLLERLRDLILVAATGANANAVLRGIPSDELERMQAQAQNFGAAELSRAADVVNSSLTEMTGATSPRLHLELMIARLLVRATGSASGAIAAPVATAPAAAPTAQKKEVPAPAPTPASPVASAPSPKVEKPAPDPEPVKEEPKVVPAGPVGTRELLEAWPAVLEKIQAKSRAAWLVVVAAQVRSLEDEVLTLVFSNEADAASFRPQKGVPGGVHEILRQAILDTVGVRVSFKVSSDSSATAPIDKVSTASDAVASSPNAPREFATPAAADEEPPLPEEPPVDLSEEPPLDESADDDWDVVAIPSGTPAVLDDEPSTNSKTPVEPEVADTGARLSAEEAELQDRRYGEAVVREILDAKFISEEVTAPTPVIATED, from the coding sequence GTGGCTACCGCACTGTATCGCCGTTATCGGCCTGAATCCTTCGCTGACGTAATTGGGCAATCTCACGTCACCGAACCGTTGATGACGGCGCTGCGAACTAATCGTGTGAACCACGCATATCTTTTCAGCGGTCCCCGTGGTTGCGGTAAGACAACCTCTGCTCGAATTCTGGCCCGATGCTTGAACTGTGCCGAAGGCCCCACTGATACTCCTTGTGGTGTGTGCCCAAGCTGTGTCGAGCTTTCACGTGACGGTGGTGGATCACTCGACGTTGTTGAAATTGACGCTGCTAGCCACAACGGTGTTGACGACGCGCGTGATCTACGTGAACGTGCTGTCTTTGCTCCTGCACGTGACCGCTACAAAATCTTCATCCTCGATGAGGCACACATGGTCACCACGCAGGGCTTCAACGCCTTGCTCAAGCTCGTCGAAGAACCGCCAGAGCATGTGAAGTTCATCTTCGCTACAACTGAACCTGAAAAGGTAATTGGCACGATTCGTTCGCGCACCCACCACTACCCGTTCCGCTTGATTCCTCCAGCACAAATGTTGGAATACTGCGAGAGCTTGTGCGCCTCAGAAAACATCACAGTAGAACCAGGTGTTCTGGCGTTGGTTGTTCGTGCGGGCGGTGGCTCTGCCCGAGACACGCTTTCCTTGCTCGATCAACTCATTGCAGGTTCAGAAAATGATTCTGTCACCTATGAGCGTGCTGTTTCCCTCCTGGGATATACCCACGCTGCACTGCTCGATGAAGCCGTTGATGCACTCGCCGCAGGAGATTCCGCAGGAGCATTTGCTGCCGTTGATCGAGTGATTCAGACAGGTCAAGATCCTCGTCGTTTTGTGGAAGATCTTCTTGAACGACTGCGTGATCTCATTCTTGTTGCCGCTACCGGAGCAAACGCAAACGCGGTATTGCGCGGTATTCCCTCAGATGAACTCGAGCGTATGCAGGCACAAGCTCAGAATTTTGGTGCCGCGGAGCTTTCTCGCGCAGCAGATGTGGTGAACTCCTCGCTAACTGAGATGACCGGTGCAACGTCACCACGTCTTCATCTTGAACTGATGATTGCCCGACTTCTTGTTCGTGCCACAGGTAGTGCTTCTGGCGCGATTGCTGCTCCAGTTGCAACCGCACCGGCTGCTGCGCCTACTGCGCAGAAAAAGGAAGTCCCAGCGCCAGCACCAACACCTGCATCCCCGGTTGCTTCTGCACCATCGCCCAAAGTTGAAAAGCCTGCGCCAGACCCTGAGCCAGTGAAGGAAGAACCCAAGGTGGTTCCAGCTGGGCCAGTGGGAACACGTGAACTTCTTGAAGCATGGCCTGCTGTATTGGAGAAAATCCAGGCGAAGTCTCGTGCAGCGTGGCTCGTCGTTGTTGCGGCACAGGTTCGTTCTCTTGAAGATGAAGTGCTCACACTCGTCTTTAGCAACGAAGCAGACGCTGCCTCTTTCCGACCGCAAAAAGGTGTTCCCGGCGGTGTCCACGAAATTCTGCGTCAAGCAATCCTGGATACCGTTGGTGTTCGTGTGAGCTTCAAAGTTTCCAGTGACTCCAGTGCGACCGCACCTATCGACAAAGTCAGCACAGCATCAGATGCTGTGGCATCTTCTCCCAACGCTCCGCGAGAGTTTGCAACTCCAGCAGCTGCAGACGAAGAACCTCCTCTTCCGGAGGAACCACCGGTTGATCTTTCAGAAGAACCTCCACTAGATGAGTCAGCCGATGACGACTGGGATGTTGTTGCAATCCCATCCGGAACCCCAGCTGTTCTCGATGATGAACCATCCACAAATTCGAAGACCCCGGTTGAGCCTGAAGTGGCTGACACTGGGGCTCGACTCAGCGCCGAGGAAGCTGAGCTGCAAGACCGTCGATATGGCGAAGCAGTAGTTCGGGAAATCTTGGATGCCAAGTTCATTTCTGAAGAGGTCACTGCCCCCACTCCAGTTATTGCTACTGAGGACTAG
- a CDS encoding MarR family transcriptional regulator, with protein sequence MPQLRISFLLNKVVGEMNNQADGLLRNKFRITYSQFVFLVNVEEHVEIDVTRLAEALGVTKSAVSKRLTWFLDRDFVTVHQTPGDSKSVFISLTHKGKELAHASGEFLENEFLNTISRYEGVDYSTLSSELMKIYERLQKRKDAEREKD encoded by the coding sequence ATGCCTCAATTGCGAATCAGCTTCCTGCTCAACAAGGTTGTAGGCGAAATGAACAACCAGGCTGATGGTCTATTGCGAAACAAATTTCGGATCACATACAGTCAATTCGTATTTCTAGTGAATGTTGAAGAACACGTTGAAATCGATGTGACCCGCCTAGCCGAGGCTTTAGGCGTTACGAAAAGCGCTGTAAGTAAACGATTGACTTGGTTTCTTGATCGTGATTTTGTGACAGTTCATCAAACTCCAGGAGACTCCAAAAGTGTCTTCATATCTTTGACCCACAAAGGAAAGGAGTTAGCGCATGCATCAGGAGAGTTCTTGGAGAATGAATTCCTCAACACAATCTCTCGATACGAAGGTGTCGATTACTCAACGTTGAGTTCTGAATTAATGAAGATTTATGAACGACTACAAAAAAGAAAAGATGCTGAGAGGGAGAAGGACTAG
- a CDS encoding VOC family protein: MANSLFVNLPIANLKKSVEFFTGLGFTFNPQFTDEHSTCMIVNDNIFIMLLEQAKFESFIEKKIAPKDTAEAIFGLSCDSAEDVRTLCEKAFSLGARKVNEPEDIGFMFSWGFEDLDGHLWDVFWMNPDHILD; encoded by the coding sequence ATGGCCAATTCCCTGTTTGTGAATCTCCCCATCGCAAATCTCAAGAAGTCTGTTGAGTTCTTTACCGGGCTTGGATTCACTTTCAATCCTCAGTTCACTGATGAGCACTCCACCTGCATGATTGTTAATGACAACATCTTCATCATGCTGCTCGAACAGGCAAAGTTTGAAAGCTTCATCGAGAAGAAGATCGCTCCCAAAGACACAGCTGAAGCTATTTTTGGACTGTCGTGTGACTCTGCTGAGGATGTTCGTACGCTGTGTGAGAAGGCTTTTTCTTTGGGAGCGCGCAAAGTCAATGAACCTGAAGATATTGGCTTCATGTTCAGCTGGGGTTTTGAAGATCTGGATGGCCACTTATGGGATGTTTTCTGGATGAATCCAGATCACATCCTCGACTAA
- a CDS encoding phage tail protein has protein sequence MPTPIDFTTVSTHGLESSPHAEALAGLRANEARYFKNKYDLVFETTPASEAPELVDYVATVLLERDIVVASTPLEVTEMMVDTADGLVRWTYVFYESGLAINVLYTVNDNKKRAVGFKLSDGMDVPEELNKFKFARMKSKLAGTIRGSYFVVKGEYK, from the coding sequence ATGCCCACCCCTATTGATTTCACAACCGTCTCCACGCACGGTCTAGAGTCCTCTCCTCACGCGGAGGCACTTGCAGGGCTACGAGCAAATGAAGCACGTTATTTCAAGAACAAATACGACCTCGTTTTTGAAACAACCCCTGCCAGCGAAGCGCCGGAGCTCGTGGACTACGTAGCCACAGTTTTACTCGAGCGAGACATCGTTGTGGCATCCACGCCGCTCGAGGTCACCGAGATGATGGTTGACACTGCAGATGGCCTCGTTAGATGGACCTATGTTTTTTATGAAAGCGGTCTTGCTATCAACGTTCTATACACCGTCAATGACAACAAGAAACGTGCTGTTGGATTTAAGCTCTCAGATGGCATGGATGTTCCTGAAGAACTGAACAAGTTCAAGTTTGCCCGGATGAAATCCAAGCTTGCCGGAACTATTCGTGGCAGCTATTTCGTTGTCAAAGGCGAGTACAAATAA
- a CDS encoding cupin domain-containing protein, with the protein MSGYEITNIGAMNTWRDHLGGFVPQTTRQGRRVVDHEMTNQFIGMTANAYEPGEEAGYWHTHSEIEELYIFLEGSGQMGLDEDIVDVTAGSVVRVGQGVWRTWRALPESNGQLRWICIRAGASELTNYPHDATRDHERDSPW; encoded by the coding sequence ATGAGCGGTTACGAAATCACAAACATTGGCGCGATGAATACCTGGCGCGACCACCTAGGTGGCTTCGTGCCTCAGACGACCCGTCAGGGTCGCCGCGTAGTCGATCATGAAATGACCAACCAATTCATTGGCATGACTGCCAACGCCTATGAACCCGGTGAAGAAGCCGGATACTGGCACACCCACTCTGAAATCGAAGAGCTCTACATCTTCCTGGAGGGATCAGGTCAGATGGGTCTAGACGAGGACATCGTTGACGTCACTGCCGGCTCCGTGGTTCGGGTAGGACAGGGTGTGTGGCGAACCTGGCGTGCCCTGCCTGAAAGCAACGGCCAATTGCGCTGGATATGCATTCGTGCCGGAGCAAGCGAGCTCACCAACTACCCTCATGATGCCACCAGGGATCACGAGCGCGATTCACCCTGGTAG
- a CDS encoding pyridoxamine 5'-phosphate oxidase family protein encodes MSEYPIDHLSDEESWDVIQTNHIGRIASAREGAPDIYPIAYVTYNWKIYFRTGAESRLRKETDGRLVAFEAAHQMMRHFSSTVALGLVRTLTSAEAAQVLDELPIVEFAPNSEYVWMEFSPNEVRGRRLNVLDPRR; translated from the coding sequence ATGAGCGAATACCCCATTGATCACCTCAGCGATGAAGAATCCTGGGACGTCATTCAGACCAATCACATTGGTCGGATAGCCAGTGCGCGCGAGGGCGCACCTGACATTTACCCCATCGCATACGTCACTTATAACTGGAAGATCTACTTCCGCACCGGTGCCGAGTCACGATTGCGCAAAGAAACCGATGGCCGCCTCGTTGCCTTTGAAGCTGCACACCAAATGATGCGCCACTTCTCCAGCACAGTTGCCCTAGGCCTTGTTAGAACTCTGACCAGTGCCGAGGCCGCTCAGGTTCTCGACGAGCTTCCCATCGTTGAATTCGCACCGAATAGTGAATATGTCTGGATGGAATTCTCGCCTAACGAAGTTCGTGGCAGACGCTTAAACGTCTTGGACCCACGAAGATAA
- a CDS encoding DoxX family protein, producing the protein MAIVLSILNLAVAVLFVFVGTKKAFRPIPELAGQMPWVNTFSKRNVRLIGYAELAGGLGLVLPGIVGLGLLIPLIAALCLAALMIGAAVYHLRLKDNKGAIPSIVLAGILLILAMYMVL; encoded by the coding sequence ATGGCTATCGTCTTGTCAATTTTGAACCTTGCTGTTGCAGTTCTTTTTGTTTTCGTGGGAACGAAGAAAGCTTTTCGACCAATCCCTGAACTAGCTGGTCAGATGCCTTGGGTGAACACCTTCAGTAAGCGCAACGTTCGACTCATTGGATATGCAGAACTTGCTGGTGGTCTGGGATTGGTTCTTCCCGGAATCGTCGGTCTTGGTTTGCTCATCCCACTGATTGCTGCACTGTGCTTGGCAGCACTCATGATCGGCGCAGCGGTGTATCACCTGCGCCTCAAAGACAACAAGGGCGCCATCCCCAGCATTGTTCTCGCAGGAATCTTGTTGATTCTTGCGATGTATATGGTTCTCTAA
- the upp gene encoding uracil phosphoribosyltransferase — protein MRLHVAQHPLITHKLTVLRDKNTPSSVFRSLATELVTLLAYEATRDVRVEPVDIETPVTTTTGVMLSQPRPLVVPILRAGLGMLDGMVALLPSAEVGFLGMVRDEETLQPSTYAERLPENLTGRQCFVLDPMLATGGSLIAAIDFLFKRGATDVTCVCLLGAPEGVAAVEAAGTGKNVTLVLGALDERLNEHGYIVPGLGDAGDRLYGIV, from the coding sequence ATGCGCCTTCATGTTGCTCAGCACCCTCTCATCACTCATAAGCTCACAGTTCTTCGAGATAAAAACACACCCTCTTCAGTATTTCGCTCATTGGCAACAGAACTGGTGACCTTACTGGCCTATGAAGCCACCCGGGATGTCCGTGTTGAGCCTGTTGACATTGAAACACCTGTGACAACAACTACAGGAGTCATGTTGAGTCAGCCACGGCCCTTAGTCGTGCCTATTTTGCGTGCAGGTTTGGGAATGCTCGATGGAATGGTAGCCCTGCTTCCGTCTGCCGAAGTCGGCTTTTTGGGTATGGTCAGAGACGAAGAAACACTGCAACCCAGTACCTACGCCGAACGATTGCCAGAAAATCTAACGGGCAGACAATGCTTTGTACTTGACCCCATGTTGGCCACAGGCGGATCCCTGATTGCAGCTATAGATTTTCTCTTCAAGCGCGGGGCAACAGATGTGACATGTGTATGCCTCCTCGGAGCACCTGAGGGAGTCGCCGCTGTAGAAGCAGCCGGCACAGGCAAGAATGTCACTCTTGTCCTAGGTGCACTTGATGAACGACTCAATGAACACGGCTACATCGTTCCTGGTCTCGGAGACGCTGGCGACCGTCTCTACGGAATCGTCTAG
- a CDS encoding aldehyde dehydrogenase family protein: protein MSRLAVPKTYKLFIGGKFPRSESGRVYEVKSVAGDFVANAAQGSRKDIRDAVVAARTALPGWSSATAYNRGQVLYRIAEVLEGRKAQFVEEIMLVEGSSQKEATAQVESAIDTWIWYAGWADKYTQVAGQANPVSGPYFNLSVPEPTGVVAAVAPQSSDSLLGLVATIAPILVSGNTVVVVPREDAPLTAISFAEVMATSDVPGGVVNVISGSPAELAPWMASHADINAFDLAGAGELDWATLQIAAAETLMRTSAPVEGIPGLSLSRINAFTELKTVWHTKSVI, encoded by the coding sequence ATGAGCCGTCTTGCAGTTCCAAAAACCTACAAACTCTTTATTGGCGGTAAGTTCCCCCGAAGCGAGTCCGGACGTGTCTATGAAGTGAAATCAGTGGCAGGTGATTTTGTCGCCAACGCAGCGCAAGGATCACGAAAAGACATCCGTGATGCTGTTGTTGCTGCACGCACTGCTCTGCCAGGCTGGAGCAGTGCGACTGCCTACAATCGGGGACAGGTTCTCTATCGCATCGCTGAAGTTCTCGAAGGACGTAAAGCACAGTTTGTCGAGGAGATCATGCTGGTGGAAGGTTCTTCGCAGAAAGAGGCAACAGCGCAGGTTGAATCAGCAATCGATACCTGGATTTGGTATGCCGGCTGGGCAGACAAATACACCCAAGTTGCGGGGCAAGCTAACCCTGTATCCGGGCCCTATTTCAATTTGTCGGTGCCCGAACCCACCGGAGTTGTCGCAGCGGTTGCACCACAGTCCTCAGATTCACTGCTCGGACTTGTTGCCACCATCGCCCCTATTCTTGTTTCCGGAAACACGGTCGTTGTGGTCCCCCGTGAAGACGCTCCATTGACAGCAATCAGTTTTGCTGAAGTCATGGCCACCAGCGATGTTCCCGGCGGAGTTGTAAACGTCATTTCGGGAAGCCCCGCTGAGCTTGCCCCTTGGATGGCATCACACGCAGATATTAATGCTTTTGATCTTGCCGGTGCTGGGGAATTGGACTGGGCAACTCTTCAGATTGCTGCCGCTGAAACGCTCATGCGTACCAGCGCGCCAGTGGAGGGAATCCCTGGACTGTCCCTGAGCCGGATAAACGCCTTCACTGAACTGAAGACGGTGTGGCACACCAAGAGTGTGATTTGA
- a CDS encoding aldehyde dehydrogenase family protein produces the protein MSFMDYAPAPESTGILKLNEHYGLFINGEFVSGRGENFTSISPATEAPIATFSSANEADVDLAVRAARAAYDTVWSKMTGADRGKYLFRIARLIQERSRELAVAETLDNGKPIKETRDVDIPLVAAWFFYYAGWADKLDFAGLGANPKSLGVAAQVIPWNFPLLMLAWKIAPALAAGNTVVLKPAETTPLTAMLFAEICQQADLPAGVVNIITGAGNTGKALVNHSDINKIAFTGSTAVGREIARSVAGSKIKLTLELGGKGANIVFEDAALDQAIEGIVSGIFFNQGHVCCAGSRLLVQENIHDEVIERLQSRLSTLRLGDPLDKNTDIGAINSREQLDRIIALSSQGESEGAQRWSAACEIPSKGFWFAPTVFTGVSPSNTIAREEIFGPVLSVLTFRTPAEAITKANNTPYGLSAGIWSEKGSRVLAVADKLRAGVIWANTFNKFDPSSPFGGYKESGYGREGGLSGLTSYMEGGAA, from the coding sequence ATGTCATTCATGGACTACGCACCAGCGCCAGAATCCACTGGGATACTCAAACTCAACGAGCACTACGGCCTCTTCATTAATGGAGAGTTCGTGTCTGGAAGGGGCGAGAATTTCACAAGTATCTCTCCAGCAACAGAGGCACCTATTGCAACATTTAGTTCCGCGAATGAGGCAGATGTTGACCTGGCTGTTCGTGCTGCACGAGCAGCATATGACACTGTGTGGTCAAAGATGACAGGTGCTGATCGTGGAAAGTATCTCTTCCGAATTGCCCGCTTGATTCAGGAGCGCTCACGCGAACTCGCTGTTGCTGAGACACTCGACAACGGAAAGCCCATCAAGGAAACACGCGATGTGGATATTCCTCTCGTGGCTGCATGGTTCTTCTACTACGCAGGCTGGGCAGACAAGCTAGATTTTGCTGGGTTGGGTGCTAACCCCAAGTCTCTGGGTGTTGCAGCACAGGTCATCCCTTGGAACTTCCCCCTGCTCATGCTCGCTTGGAAAATTGCACCCGCGCTCGCCGCAGGTAACACTGTCGTCTTGAAGCCAGCAGAAACAACTCCATTAACCGCGATGTTGTTTGCAGAAATTTGTCAACAGGCTGATCTCCCTGCAGGAGTTGTCAACATCATCACGGGTGCTGGTAATACCGGAAAAGCTCTCGTCAACCATTCGGACATCAACAAGATTGCATTTACAGGATCTACAGCTGTGGGCCGAGAGATCGCCCGTAGCGTTGCCGGCAGTAAGATCAAGCTCACTCTCGAACTTGGCGGCAAGGGCGCCAATATCGTCTTTGAAGATGCAGCCCTTGACCAAGCAATTGAAGGAATAGTCAGCGGAATCTTCTTTAACCAGGGGCACGTCTGCTGTGCTGGTAGTCGGTTGCTTGTTCAGGAAAACATCCACGATGAGGTCATTGAGCGCCTCCAGTCACGCCTGTCCACACTCCGTTTGGGCGACCCGCTTGATAAGAACACCGACATTGGTGCCATTAACTCGCGAGAGCAACTTGACCGCATCATCGCACTGTCATCTCAAGGTGAGAGCGAAGGCGCTCAGCGATGGAGTGCAGCGTGTGAGATTCCTTCGAAGGGTTTCTGGTTTGCACCAACAGTGTTTACGGGGGTTTCACCGAGCAACACGATTGCTCGCGAAGAAATTTTTGGACCAGTCTTGTCCGTGTTGACCTTCCGCACCCCTGCGGAAGCAATTACGAAAGCCAATAACACTCCCTACGGGCTCTCTGCAGGGATTTGGAGCGAGAAAGGCAGCCGTGTCTTGGCTGTCGCAGACAAACTTCGTGCCGGCGTAATCTGGGCAAACACATTCAACAAATTCGACCCATCCAGTCCTTTTGGCGGGTACAAAGAGTCTGGTTATGGACGGGAAGGCGGCCTATCAGGATTGACTTCTTATATGGAAGGTGGTGCAGCATGA
- the deoC gene encoding deoxyribose-phosphate aldolase, with translation MRSIPSVSDLTAETLADFLRALPGVDAVGLEARAADLGTRSIKTSSKAWAIDTIIKLIDLTTLEGADTPGKVRTLVAKALVPDSRDLSTPRVAAVCVYGDMVATAVEALGDMHGDPDKGNVSVAAVATAFPSGRASLAIKIADTREAVAAGADEIDMVIDRGAFLAGDWWTVFQQIVAVKEACRRADGSFAQLKVILETGELVTYDNVRKASWLAMIAGGDFIKTSTGKVAPAATLPVTLLMLEAVRDWYAATGQRIGVKPAGGIKTTKDAIKYLILVAETVGEEWLVPHLFRFGASSLLNDVLLQRQKLASGHYSSADYVTLD, from the coding sequence ATGCGTTCTATCCCGTCAGTGTCAGATCTCACTGCAGAAACTCTTGCGGACTTCCTTCGCGCTCTTCCCGGCGTTGACGCCGTAGGTCTCGAAGCCAGGGCTGCTGATTTGGGTACACGAAGCATCAAAACCTCGTCCAAAGCATGGGCAATTGACACCATCATTAAGTTGATAGACCTAACCACTCTCGAGGGCGCAGACACTCCTGGCAAGGTGCGGACGTTGGTTGCCAAAGCACTGGTTCCCGATTCGAGGGACCTTTCCACCCCTCGAGTTGCTGCTGTCTGTGTATACGGCGACATGGTTGCAACTGCGGTTGAGGCACTCGGCGACATGCATGGCGACCCAGATAAGGGCAATGTTTCCGTCGCTGCCGTAGCTACAGCATTCCCCAGTGGCCGCGCCTCTCTCGCAATCAAAATCGCTGACACACGCGAAGCAGTTGCAGCCGGTGCAGACGAGATAGATATGGTTATTGATCGCGGTGCTTTCTTGGCAGGGGATTGGTGGACCGTTTTCCAGCAAATTGTTGCAGTGAAGGAAGCCTGCCGTCGCGCAGATGGATCCTTCGCACAACTCAAAGTGATTCTGGAAACCGGCGAACTGGTTACCTACGACAATGTTCGTAAAGCCTCCTGGCTCGCCATGATAGCCGGGGGAGACTTCATCAAAACCTCAACTGGCAAAGTAGCCCCTGCCGCGACACTGCCCGTCACCTTGCTGATGTTGGAGGCAGTGCGAGATTGGTATGCCGCAACAGGTCAAAGAATTGGTGTAAAGCCAGCCGGTGGAATAAAGACCACCAAGGATGCCATCAAGTATCTTATCCTCGTTGCTGAGACCGTCGGTGAAGAGTGGCTTGTGCCTCACCTCTTCCGTTTCGGTGCATCAAGCCTGCTCAATGATGTTCTTCTCCAACGCCAAAAACTTGCCTCGGGTCACTACTCGAGTGCTGATTACGTCACTCTCGATTAG